In the genome of Streptomyces racemochromogenes, one region contains:
- a CDS encoding helix-turn-helix domain-containing protein — protein sequence MTPARPADHARMSVRTFARRFAEEVGRPPGQWPAQCRVDPARRLLETTALPVDQVAAQAGFGTSAPLRQHLPATLGVSPTPYRQSLRPAAATP from the coding sequence TTGACCCCGGCGCGGCCGGCGGACCACGCCCGCATGAGCGTGCGCACCTTCGCCCGCCGCTTCGCGGAGGAGGTCGGCAGGCCGCCGGGCCAGTGGCCAGCCCAATGCCGCGTGGACCCCGCCCGCCGCCTCCTGGAAACCACCGCCCTCCCGGTGGACCAGGTCGCCGCCCAGGCGGGCTTCGGCACCTCGGCGCCCCTGCGCCAACACCTGCCGGCCACCCTGGGCGTCTCCCCGACGCCCTACCGCCAGTCCTTGAGGCCCGCCGCCGCGACGCCCTGA
- a CDS encoding contact-dependent growth inhibition system immunity protein — MDRLLHLGRTLDDLDPPRWGPPAANATALVRKVHALRAVPLGELRPADLRTLVSQQVALPYVLPLAVRLLLEDPLLDAYFHEGDLLHAAVRAPATAWAALPDLHAALRATLTALPPPAMANLPRDTAEAVAAFTA, encoded by the coding sequence ATGGACCGCCTCCTCCACCTCGGCCGCACCCTCGACGACCTCGACCCGCCCCGCTGGGGCCCGCCCGCCGCCAACGCGACGGCCCTGGTCCGCAAGGTGCACGCGCTGCGGGCCGTCCCGCTGGGGGAACTCCGGCCGGCGGACCTGCGCACGCTCGTCTCCCAGCAGGTGGCCCTGCCGTACGTCCTCCCCCTCGCGGTACGCCTGCTGCTGGAGGATCCGCTGCTGGACGCGTACTTCCACGAGGGCGACCTCCTCCACGCCGCGGTGCGCGCCCCGGCCACCGCCTGGGCGGCGCTCCCCGACCTCCATGCCGCCCTCCGCGCGACGCTCACCGCCCTGCCGCCCCCGGCGATGGCGAACCTCCCCCGCGACACCGCAGAGGCCGTCGCCGCCTTCACGGCCTGA